The following are encoded together in the Rutidosis leptorrhynchoides isolate AG116_Rl617_1_P2 unplaced genomic scaffold, CSIRO_AGI_Rlap_v1 contig254, whole genome shotgun sequence genome:
- the LOC139882291 gene encoding nifU-like protein 4, mitochondrial, with protein sequence MKGIRRLLNAAVLHQPRSSSHTCCRRFMYAAVPKPASFQSGSKCPPMFPSLLSDKLSYLRVFDEITKLACVIFHCRFACSIMPMQEFQSLRFVVVAWQRRSMFIQTQSTPNPSSLMFYPGKPVMEVGSSDFPNARSAMNSPLAKALFGIDGVTRIFYGSDFVTVTKSDDATWDFLKPEIFAAIMDFYTSGEPLFLDSQAAAAMDTAISEDDSETVAMIKELLETRIRPAVQDDGGDIEYRGFDEETGIVKLKMQGACSGCPSSSVTLKSGIENMLMHYVPEVKAVEQEMDAEEEEAPSSGYLE encoded by the exons ATGAAGGGTATACGAAGATTATTAAACGCAGCCGTTTTACATCAACCGAGATCATCATCCCATACATGTTGCCGGCGTTTTATGTATGCAGCCGTCCCGAAACCGGCGTCGTTTCAGTCGGGTTCCAAATGTCCACCCATGTTTCCTTCTCTGCTATCTGATAAATTGAGCTACCTTAGAG TATTTGATGAGATCACAAAACTGGCTTGTGTCATATTTCATTGTCGCTTCGCTTGTAGTATAATGCCTATGCAAGAATTTCAATCGCTTCGCTTTGTAGTAGTTGCCT GGCAGAGGAGGAGCATGTTTATTCAAACTCAATCTACACCGAATCCATCATCTCTTATGTTCTACCCTGGGAAGCCTGTTATGGAAGTCGGTAGTTCTGATTTCCCCAATGCTCGGTCGGCCATGAACTCGCCCTTGGCAAAAGCGCTCTTTGGTATTGATG GTGTCACTCGAATTTTCTATGGTTCAGACTTTGTCACTGTCACAAAATCAGATGATGCAACCTGGGATTTTCTTAAGCCTGAAATCTTTGCCGCAATCATGGACTTCTACACATCTGGAGAGCCTTTGTTTCTCGACTCACAAGCTGCAGCTGCCATGGACACAGCCATTAGTGAA GATGACTCAGAAACTGTAGCAATGATCAAGGAGCTGTTGGAGACTCGCATTCGTCCGGCTGTGCAAGATGATGGTGGAGACATCGAGTATCGAGGATTTGATGA AGAGACTGGAATAGTCAAACTGAAGATGCAAGGAGCGTGTAGTGGCTGCCCAAGCTCATCCGTAACTTTAAAGTCCGGCATCGAAAATATGTTGATGCATTATGTGCCAGAG GTTAAAGCGGTGGAACAAGAAATGGATGCAGAAGAAGAGGAAGCTCCATCAAGTGGCTACTTGGAATAA
- the LOC139882293 gene encoding protein WHAT'S THIS FACTOR 9, mitochondrial-like, whose amino-acid sequence MVKLLIGKSAKDLINPSNKKKSNKNFLTEFETIAHKELLFKFGIIEEHLFSDWDVTYTVKQVTSDISEKEGKKKDVDANLELETLSIESLDTDQENSDMTPTTDKSNKRKRAMYISSDDEDDTRKTQEKSAPDWLKLKLKKKINLGFNSNLMLAKPRSCLLSTLKLIQSISSTQQCRGIAKVRLKWVKNKGLDHIIDYETDLKAASLLKDAIKRSPTGFLTAKSVSDWQKLLGLTVPVLRFMRRYPTLFEEFPHARYVNLPCFKLTDTALFLDSQEQNIHQNYENDTLERLCKVLMMTKTRTVRLKSLDSLKWDLGLPDNFHKNLIPKYQDHFQFVKSPNGDASLRLLKWNDELTVSALQKSRDLSSAGNDYRQFKRGQTVLAFPMSFPRGYGAQKKVKAWMEEFQKLPYISPYEDSRQIDPKSELMEKRAVGVLHEFLSLTIHKKTKRNYLRSLREELNIPHKFTRLFTRYPGIFYLSLKCKTTTVTLKEGYRRGKLVNPHPLARLRDKFYYVMRTGLVNRGKGVNLLPHEDLIISNDNGVDNDGVEEVESEVDEILTDDDCDNEEMVDGEDDSSDED is encoded by the exons ATGGTGAAATTGTTGATCGGCAAATCTGCAAAGGACCTTATAAATCCATCAAACAAG aaaaaatcaaataaaaatttcTTAACTGAATTTGAGACAATTGCCCACAAGGAGCTGTTATTCAAATTTGGAATTATCGAGGAGCATCTATTCTCGGATTGGGATGTAACTTATACTGTTAAGCAAGTGACATCAGAC ATTTCTgagaaagaaggaaaaaaaaaagacgTCGATGCGAATTTGGAGTTAGAAACACTATCGATTGAATCCTTA GATACCGATCAAGAAAATAGCGACATGACTCCAACAACTGACAAATCCAACAAAAGAAAAAGAGCAATGTATATTTCATCTGATGACGAGGATGATACGAGAAAAACCCAAGAAAAGTCCGCTCCAGATtggttaaagttaaagttaaaaaaGAAAATTAACCTCG GCTTCAATTCAAATCTGATGTTGGCTAAACCCAGAAGCTGTCTCCTTTCAACTCTGAAACTGATCCAATCAATCTCCTCAACTCAACAATGCCGAGGCATAGCCAAAGTTCGTCTCAAATGGGTCAAGAACAAAGGTCTTGATCACATCATAGACTACGAGACTGATCTAAAAGCTGCTTCTTTGCTCAAAGATGCGATCAAAAGGTCTCCAACTGGATTCCTCACGGCTAAATCTGTTTCCGATTGGCAAAAATTGCTCGGCCTCACTGTCCCTGTTCTTCGATTCATGCGCAG ATATCCGACTCTCTTTGAAGAATTTCCACATGCACGGTATGTGAATTTGCCATGCTTCAAGTTGACAGATACTGCACTTTTCCTAGACTCACAAGAACAGAATATACACCAAAACTACGAGAACGACACCCTGGAGAGGCTCTGTAAAGTGCTTATGATGACGAAAACTAGGACAGTGCGACTTAAATCCTTAGACTCGTTGAAATGGGATCTAGGGTTGCCAGATAATTTTCATAAAAACTTGATTCCTAAGTACCAAGATCACTTCCAATTTGTTAAGTCGCCAAATGGTGATGCTTCTTTGAGACTTCTGAAATGGAATGATGAACTTACAGTTTCAGCACTGCAAAAGAGCAGAGACTTGAGTTCGGCGGGAAATGATTATCGGCAATTTAAGAGGGGACAGACAGTTTTGGCATTTCCGATGAGCTTTCCGAGAGGTTATGGAGCACAAAAGAAGGTAAAGGCATGGATGGAGGAGTTTCAGAAGCTACCGTACATTTCCCCATACGAGGACTCTCGGCAAATCGACCCGAAGAGCGAACTTATGGAGAAACGAGCTGTTGGGGTCTTACACGAGTTTCTGAGCTTGACGATTCACAAGAAAACGAAGAGGAATTACTTGAGAAGCTTGAGAGAGGAACTGAATATTCCTCATAAGTTTACTCGTTTATTTACAAGGTATCCTGGGATATTTTACCTTTCTCTGAAGTGTAAAACAACTACCGTGACCCTCAAGGAAGGGTATCGCAGGGGTAAATTGGTAAATCCTCATCCACTGGCTCGTCTACGAGACAAGTTTTACTATGTAATGAGGACAGGTCTTGTTAATCGTGGTAAAGGTGTGAACTTGTTACCACATGAAGACCTTATAATAAGCAATGATAATGGTGTTGATAATGATGGTGTTGAAGAGGTTGAATCTGAGGTTGACGAGATCTTGACAGATGATGATTGCGATAATGAGGAAATGGTGGATGGAGAGGATGACTCATCTGACGAAGACTAG
- the LOC139882289 gene encoding DEAD-box ATP-dependent RNA helicase 37-like: MRTSASWADSADDSVSANGYPRPSRSTYVPPHLRNRPQSSDPPAPSYSAPSPANDRPGYGGPPARGSRWGAAAPRDFGGRSGYGPSGGRGGGWNNRTGGWDRGREREVNPFGDDKDEVEEPFGTHENTGINFDAYEDIPVETSGENVPTPVNTFAEIDLGEALNLNIRRCKYVKPTPVQRNAIPISLAGRDLMACAQTGSGKTAAFCFPIISGIMRGHPVQRPIGSRTVFPLALILSPTRELSCQIHDEAKKFSYQTGVKVVVAYGGAPITQQLRELERGVDILVATPGRLVDLLERARVSLQMIRYLALDEADRMLDMGFEPQIRKIVQQMDMPPPGMRQTMLFSATFPKEIQRLASDFLSNYIFLAVGRVGSSTDLIIQRVEFVQECDKRSHLMDLLHAQRENGTHSKQSLTLVFVETKKGADSLEYWLCGNGFPATTIHGDRTQQEREMALRSFKSGRTPILVATDVAARGLDIPHVSHVVNFDLPNDIDDYVHRIGRTGRAGKSGLATAFFNENNMSLARPLSELMQESNHEVPAWLTRYASRASYGGGKNRRGGGNRFGGRDFRREGSFGKNMDHYGGGNNNNTGYGVPAASYGVGYASGVTSAWD, from the exons ATGAGGACTTCGGCATCATGGGCAGATTCTGCAGATGACTCTGTCTCTGCTAATGGTTATCCTCGTCCCAGCAGATCTACATATGTTCCTCCCCATCTTCGTAACAGACCACAATCATCAGATCCTCCTGCTCCGTCCTACTCTGCTCCCTCGCCAGCTAATGATCGCCCAGGATATGGTGGACCGCCAGCCAGGGGATCACGTTGGGGTGCTGCTGCTCCTAGAGATTTTGGTGGACGCTCAGGATATGGTCCGTCTGGTGGTAGGGGTGGCGGTTGGAATAATAGAACGGGAGGGTGGGATCGTGGAAGGGAGCGTGAAGTGAACCCATTTGGTGATGATAAAGATGAGGTAGAGGAGCCATTTGGCACACACGAAAATACAGGCATTAATTTCGATGCGTACGAGGATATTCCGGTGGAGACGAGTGGGGAAAATGTGCCGACTCCAGTAAATACATTTGCAGAGATAGATTTAGGGGAGGCTTTAAATCTGAATATTAGGAGGTGCAAGTATGTGAAGCCAACTCCTGTTCAGCGGAATGCTATCCCTATCTCACTTGCCGGTCGGGATTTGATGGCTTGTGCTCAGACTGGGTCGGGGAAGACTGCTGCCTTTTGTTTTCCAATTATTAGTGGCATCATGCGAGGTCACCCTGTACAGAGACCAATTGGATCACGTACGGTTTTTCCACTGGCACTTATTCTCTCACCTACAAGGGAGCTCTCTTGCCAG ATACACGATGAGGCTAAAAAGTTTTCCTACCAAACTGGTGTCAAGGTGGTCGTTGCCTATGGAGGAGCACCAATCACCCAACAG CTGCGAGAACTTGAGAGAGGTGTCGATATTCTGGTGGCAACTCCAGGTCGATTGGTTGATTTGCTAGAGAGGGCTAGAGTGTCATTGCAGATGATTAGGTACTTGGCTCTTGATGAGGCAGATCGGATGCTGGATATGGGTTTTGAACCACAAATCAGAAAGATTGTGCAACAGATGGACATGCCTCCTCCTGGTATGAGGCAGACAATGCTGTTTAGTGCCACCTTTCCAAAAGAGATACAG AGACTTGCATCTGATTTCCTTTCAAATTACATATTTTTGGCTGTTGGAAGGGTCGGTTCTAGTACTGATCTCATCATTCAAAGAGTCGAATTTGTTCAAGAATGTGACAAGAGAAGCCATCTTATGGACCTTCTTCATGCACAGAGAGAAAATGGCACTCATAGCAAG CAATCTCTAACACTAGTCTTCGTGGAGACAAAGAAGGGTGCTGACTCTTTGGAATATTGGCTGTGCGGTAATGGCTTTCCTGCAACTACCATTCATGGTGATAGAACTCAGCAG GAAAGAGAGATGGCATTGAGATCGTTCAAGAGTGGAAGGACACCAATTTTAGTGGCTACAGATGTCGCGGCACGTGGTCTCGACATACCCCATGTATCACATGTCGTCAACTTTGATCTCCCGAACGACATTGACGATTACGTTCATCGGATCGGAAGGACAGGAAGAGCTGGGAAATCTGGACTGGCTACTGCTTTCTTTAACGAGAACAACATGTCACTCGCTAGGCCACTATCCGAGCTAATGCAGGAATCAAACCATGAAGTACCGGCTTGGCTCACTCGTTACGCGTCACGAGCTTCCTATGGTGGTGGTAAGAATCGACGAGGAGGGGGAAACCGTTTTGGTGGCCGTGATTTCAGGAGGGAAGGGTCGTTTGGTAAGAACATGGATCACtacggtggaggaaataataataACACTGGGTATGGGGTTCCAGCTGCCAGTTACGGTGTAGGATATGCCTCGGGCGTGACCAGTGCATGGGATTAG